The following are from one region of the Lacinutrix sp. Bg11-31 genome:
- the pgmB gene encoding beta-phosphoglucomutase, whose translation MSKKGFIFDLDGVIVDTAKYHFLAWQNLAKSIDIDFTHEQNEQLKGVSRVKSLEKILEWGNKTISEEQFASLMGKKNEEYLSFIAKMNDEEILPDVPKILDYLIKKQQPISLGSASKNARPILEKVNLLSKFDAIVDGNDVSKAKPDPEVFLIAAQHLKMKPEDCIVFEDSVAGVQAANTANMISIGIGEKNVLQEADYIFSDFTEIENSFIEELINR comes from the coding sequence ATGAGTAAAAAAGGATTCATATTCGATTTAGATGGTGTTATTGTAGACACTGCCAAATATCACTTTTTAGCTTGGCAAAACCTTGCAAAAAGTATAGATATTGATTTTACGCACGAGCAAAACGAACAACTTAAAGGCGTTAGCCGAGTAAAATCATTAGAAAAAATATTAGAATGGGGAAACAAAACCATTTCAGAAGAACAGTTTGCATCATTAATGGGTAAAAAAAATGAAGAGTATTTAAGCTTCATTGCAAAAATGAATGATGAAGAAATTTTACCTGATGTACCAAAAATTTTAGATTATTTAATCAAGAAGCAACAACCCATTTCATTAGGTTCTGCTAGTAAAAATGCACGGCCAATTTTGGAAAAAGTGAATTTACTTTCAAAGTTTGATGCGATAGTAGATGGTAACGATGTTAGTAAAGCAAAACCAGACCCAGAAGTCTTTTTAATAGCTGCACAGCATTTAAAAATGAAGCCAGAAGATTGTATTGTATTTGAAGATTCAGTAGCAGGTGTACAAGCTGCAAATACTGCAAACATGATTTCTATTGGTATTGGCGAGAAAAACGTATTACAAGAAGCAGATTATATTTTTTCAGATTTTACTGAAATAGAAAATAGCTTCATAGAAGAATTAATAAATAGATAA
- a CDS encoding TIM-barrel domain-containing protein, with translation MKNLLYILSFLLFQVTVAQVTIIIDELPKDTPKEATIFISGDFEGWSGGHKDYQLQLVNEQFQITLPKIEQRILYKFSLGNWDASESSNTGETIDNRIYKFNKPNDTIHVKIAGWSHLFDTKEVSTASKNVSIISETFNIPQLNRKRRVSIYLPPDYNTSKQDYPVVYMHDGQNIFDVTTSGYGEWNVDETLDKLFKANLKLIVVGVDNGESKRLDEYSPWVNNKYGGGEGEAYVDFIVKTLKPYIDTNYNTKKDRNNTAVFGSSMGGLISHYAALKYPNVFGKVGVYSPAFWFAPEVNEFTKKHANLQNTKMYFLAGGKEGDNAGYNEISQTVIDMEDMITVLQDNGFAEDNIQSKVVPKGKHNEALWRNNFEEAITWLFEDAIEKREFIKANFKDNQLQINVSDGTYKIQFYTPEITETTFVPAGETELLKPSHAVVLKDAFSDVSYNENNAQISLQSKGLTVQITKAPFHISYWYNGKEVTSEKNGYQKTDEFETIQLNLTPKEVLYGGGARALGMNRRGNRLELYNKAHYGYEDRSELMNYTMPIVVSSNKYLIHFDNAPIGFLDLDSKKDNTLTYETISGRKTYQVVVGESWLDLTKNYTKLTGRQPMPPRWALGNFSSRFGYHSQQEVEATVKKFRDEKIPLDAIIIDIFWFGKTVQGTMGNLAFDRDSFPNPKQMVKGLKDNNVKTVLVTEPFILTTSKRWEEAVKEDVLAKDSIGNPFTFDFYFGNTGLIDIYNPKGKQWFQNIYKDLSDLGVSGVWGDLGEPEVHPKGLQHATGTADEVHNIYGHHWAELVQDMYSKNFPNTRPFILMRAGSSGSQRFGMIPWSGDVNRTWGGLQSQPEIALQMGMQGLAYMHSDLGGFAGNNLDDELYARWLQYGVFQPVYRPHAQEDVPAEPVYRSYKAKALAKQAIELRYNLLPYNYNLVFENNQTGAPLMRPLFFDEDDNHQLLNSASTYLWGHDFLITPIVNPNQKEAEVYFPKNSNWFNFYTNKKVTGGQNLSVKTEENNIPTYVRGGAFIPIAKPMQSTAEYNGNTFDLHYYFDEAVTESERTLYNDDGTTRNAFEKGEYEILEFESETNTKSLELEFEAEIGANYATSTKSIDVIIHNFPKDPKRIKFNRKKIDFNYNSTTKILTFQVNWNTLKDVEAQIKY, from the coding sequence ATGAAAAATTTATTATACATATTATCATTTTTACTTTTTCAAGTAACAGTTGCACAAGTCACAATAATTATTGATGAACTTCCAAAAGACACACCAAAAGAAGCAACTATATTTATTTCAGGTGATTTTGAAGGTTGGTCTGGAGGACATAAAGACTACCAGTTACAATTAGTAAATGAACAGTTTCAAATCACACTTCCTAAAATAGAACAACGTATTTTATATAAGTTTAGCTTAGGTAATTGGGATGCTTCAGAGAGCAGCAATACAGGTGAGACAATAGATAATCGTATTTATAAGTTTAACAAACCTAACGACACAATACATGTAAAAATTGCAGGTTGGAGTCATTTGTTTGACACTAAGGAAGTCTCTACAGCTTCAAAAAATGTTTCTATTATTTCGGAAACATTTAATATACCACAACTTAATAGAAAACGTCGGGTTTCTATTTATTTACCACCAGATTATAACACATCAAAGCAAGATTATCCTGTAGTTTATATGCACGATGGTCAAAATATTTTTGACGTAACTACTTCTGGTTATGGCGAGTGGAATGTAGACGAAACTTTAGATAAATTATTTAAAGCCAACTTAAAACTTATTGTTGTTGGTGTAGATAATGGTGAGTCTAAACGATTAGATGAATATTCTCCTTGGGTAAACAACAAATATGGTGGAGGGGAAGGAGAAGCGTATGTAGATTTTATTGTAAAAACATTAAAACCATACATTGATACTAATTATAATACTAAAAAAGACAGGAATAATACAGCCGTTTTTGGAAGCTCCATGGGAGGCTTAATTTCGCATTATGCAGCGTTAAAATATCCAAATGTTTTTGGTAAAGTTGGTGTGTATTCACCTGCATTTTGGTTTGCTCCAGAAGTAAATGAGTTTACTAAAAAACATGCTAATCTTCAAAATACAAAAATGTACTTTTTAGCAGGAGGAAAAGAAGGCGACAACGCAGGATATAATGAGATTAGCCAAACAGTAATAGACATGGAGGACATGATTACTGTTTTACAAGACAATGGTTTTGCAGAGGATAACATACAATCTAAAGTTGTTCCTAAAGGTAAGCATAATGAAGCCTTATGGCGAAATAACTTTGAAGAGGCTATCACATGGTTATTTGAAGATGCTATTGAAAAACGAGAATTTATAAAGGCGAATTTTAAAGACAATCAATTACAAATAAACGTTTCCGACGGAACATATAAAATTCAGTTTTATACGCCAGAAATTACTGAAACTACATTTGTTCCAGCAGGTGAAACAGAATTATTAAAACCATCACATGCAGTAGTTTTAAAAGATGCTTTTTCAGATGTAAGTTATAATGAAAACAATGCTCAAATCTCATTACAATCTAAAGGTTTAACGGTGCAAATCACTAAAGCACCTTTTCATATTTCATATTGGTATAACGGAAAAGAAGTCACCTCAGAAAAAAATGGTTATCAGAAAACTGACGAATTCGAAACCATCCAATTAAACCTAACTCCAAAAGAAGTTTTATATGGTGGAGGCGCAAGAGCGTTAGGCATGAACAGAAGAGGTAATCGCTTAGAATTGTACAATAAAGCACATTATGGTTATGAAGATAGAAGTGAATTAATGAATTACACGATGCCAATCGTCGTGTCATCCAATAAGTATTTAATTCATTTTGACAATGCACCAATAGGGTTTTTAGATTTAGATAGTAAAAAAGACAATACGTTAACGTACGAGACTATTTCTGGCAGAAAAACCTATCAGGTTGTGGTTGGAGAATCTTGGTTAGACTTAACTAAAAACTATACCAAATTGACAGGTAGACAACCTATGCCACCACGTTGGGCTTTAGGTAATTTTTCTAGTCGCTTTGGTTATCATTCGCAACAAGAAGTCGAAGCAACGGTTAAGAAGTTTAGAGACGAGAAGATTCCGTTAGATGCCATAATTATTGACATCTTTTGGTTTGGAAAAACCGTCCAAGGGACTATGGGGAACCTAGCGTTTGATCGCGATTCTTTTCCTAATCCAAAACAAATGGTAAAAGGATTAAAAGACAACAACGTGAAAACGGTTTTGGTTACAGAACCTTTTATTTTAACAACCTCTAAGCGATGGGAAGAAGCAGTAAAAGAAGATGTTCTGGCTAAGGATTCTATTGGAAATCCATTTACTTTCGATTTCTATTTTGGAAACACAGGATTGATAGATATTTATAATCCAAAGGGGAAACAATGGTTTCAAAATATTTATAAAGACTTATCAGATTTGGGTGTATCTGGTGTTTGGGGAGATTTAGGAGAACCAGAAGTACATCCTAAAGGATTACAACACGCCACAGGAACAGCAGACGAAGTGCATAATATTTATGGTCATCATTGGGCAGAACTAGTGCAAGACATGTACAGTAAAAATTTCCCAAACACAAGACCATTCATTTTAATGCGTGCAGGAAGTTCAGGCTCGCAACGTTTCGGGATGATTCCTTGGTCTGGAGATGTTAATAGAACATGGGGCGGATTACAATCTCAACCAGAAATTGCATTACAAATGGGAATGCAAGGTTTAGCCTATATGCATAGCGATTTAGGTGGATTTGCAGGTAATAATTTAGACGACGAGTTGTATGCGCGTTGGTTGCAATATGGCGTTTTTCAACCTGTTTATAGACCACATGCGCAGGAAGATGTACCTGCAGAACCTGTGTATAGAAGCTATAAAGCCAAAGCGTTAGCAAAACAAGCTATTGAGTTGCGATATAATTTATTACCTTATAATTACAATTTAGTGTTTGAAAATAATCAAACTGGAGCACCTTTAATGCGACCGTTATTTTTTGATGAAGACGATAATCATCAATTATTAAATAGCGCATCAACATACCTTTGGGGACATGATTTTTTAATCACTCCAATTGTAAACCCTAATCAAAAAGAAGCTGAAGTTTATTTTCCGAAAAACAGTAATTGGTTTAATTTTTATACCAATAAAAAAGTAACTGGAGGACAAAATCTTTCTGTTAAAACAGAAGAAAATAACATTCCAACCTATGTTCGTGGCGGTGCATTTATTCCGATAGCAAAACCAATGCAAAGCACAGCAGAATATAACGGAAACACGTTTGACTTACATTATTATTTTGATGAAGCAGTTACCGAAAGTGAACGTACATTATATAATGACGATGGTACTACTAGAAATGCTTTTGAAAAGGGTGAATATGAAATTCTGGAGTTTGAATCTGAAACGAATACAAAAAGTTTAGAGTTAGAATTTGAAGCTGAAATAGGTGCTAATTATGCAACGTCAACAAAAAGCATAGACGTTATTATTCATAATTTCCCAAAGGATCCAAAACGTATAAAATTCAACAGAAAAAAAATAGATTTCAATTATAATTCAACAACAAAAATATTGACTTTTCAAGTGAATTGGAATACGTTAAAAGACGTTGAAGCACAAATTAAATATTAA
- a CDS encoding LacI family DNA-binding transcriptional regulator → MKRKVTLKQIAKELDVSISTVSKALRNSKEISEDTREKVQAFAKLFNYRPNNIALSLKNRKTKTIGIIIPEIVHHFFSKVIRGIELVANKRGYNVIVGLSNESFSKEVINMEMLANGSIDGFILSISKETLLQQDYHHFIETINQGMPIVMFDRVVNEINCDKVIVDDLNGSKKAVNKLVEKGCKNIAIITTKDYVSVGKLRTQGYLEALEENNIKPKGSLILKVDDAFVSDDDLETLEKDIVTLFESNINIDGVFAVNELYAITAMKAARKRGLNIPEDLQVIGFTDGVLSKHATPSLTTVSQHAQEMGEKSAELLINNLEIEEDEEHYQTIVIETELIERNSTK, encoded by the coding sequence ATGAAACGAAAAGTAACCCTTAAACAAATTGCAAAAGAATTAGATGTATCTATATCTACTGTGTCTAAAGCATTAAGAAATAGCAAAGAGATTAGTGAAGATACTAGAGAAAAGGTACAAGCATTTGCTAAATTGTTTAATTATAGACCTAATAATATTGCATTAAGTTTAAAAAACAGAAAAACTAAAACAATAGGTATTATCATCCCAGAAATTGTACATCATTTTTTTTCCAAAGTGATTAGAGGCATAGAATTAGTTGCTAATAAAAGAGGGTATAATGTTATTGTAGGTTTATCTAATGAGTCGTTTTCTAAAGAGGTTATAAACATGGAAATGTTAGCTAATGGAAGTATAGATGGTTTTATATTATCAATATCAAAAGAAACGCTGTTGCAACAAGATTACCACCATTTTATAGAAACTATAAATCAAGGAATGCCAATTGTAATGTTCGACAGAGTGGTAAATGAAATTAATTGTGATAAAGTTATTGTAGATGATTTAAATGGCTCTAAAAAAGCAGTAAATAAGTTAGTGGAAAAAGGCTGTAAAAACATAGCAATAATTACTACAAAAGATTATGTAAGTGTAGGTAAATTAAGAACTCAAGGTTATTTGGAAGCTTTAGAAGAAAATAATATTAAACCAAAAGGAAGCCTTATTTTAAAAGTCGATGATGCATTTGTTTCAGATGATGATCTAGAAACTTTAGAGAAAGATATTGTAACATTATTTGAAAGTAATATAAATATTGATGGTGTTTTTGCTGTAAACGAGTTATATGCAATTACAGCAATGAAAGCGGCTAGAAAACGTGGACTAAATATCCCAGAAGATTTACAGGTAATAGGCTTTACAGACGGTGTTTTATCTAAACATGCAACTCCAAGTCTAACAACTGTTAGTCAGCATGCTCAAGAAATGGGAGAGAAATCTGCTGAATTATTAATTAATAATTTAGAGATTGAAGAAGACGAAGAACACTACCAAACTATAGTTATAGAGACCGAATTGATAGAACGGAATTCAACAAAATAA
- a CDS encoding glycoside hydrolase family 65 protein, with product MNQDYIQPDNWSIIEEGFDADRVKSSESLFSIGNGAMGQRANFEEHYSGPTFQGSYIAGVYYPDKTRVGWWKNGYPEYFAKVLNAPSWIGINVEINGEQLDLNTCAKVGDFRRELNMKEGWLSRSFTATLQNKLQVEVKTTRFLSLDLDELGAINYQVIPLNGDATIKFQPYLDSGITNEDTNWDDQFWDTLKVSTEDKQAFIEAKTMKTGFHTCTFMESSVFVNNQKQDQKPEVAQQSNSIAFTYKVSVNTGETASVVKFGGYTVDRNHDKMQLVSAAKKALHTASDKGFSQLLEDQKQAWTAIWKMSDITIDGDVKAQQGIRFNIFQLNQTYLGKDSSLNIGPKGFTGEKYGGSTYWDTEAYCIPFYMATKDQKVARNLLKYRYNHLEKAIENAEKLGFKNGAALYPMVTMNGEECHNEWEITFEEIHRNGAIAFAVFNYYRYTGDYTYIPEMGLEVLIGIARFWQQRATFSTDKNQYVILGVTGPNEYENNINNNFYTNYLAKWCIDYALENIDKVKEGYNDDYLRIAGKTKITHEELHAWKKVADNMYFPYSEKHQVFLQQDGFLDKELITVADLPKVDRPINQKWSWDRILRSPYIKQADTLQGFYFFEDQFSTEELKRHFDFYEPFTVHESSLSPCVHSIQAAKLNQMDQAYTFYLRTSRLDLDDYNKEVEEGLHITSMAGTWMSIVEGFGGMRIKNDMLNFEPRIPKEWDAYSFKVNFRDQILKVNVSQSETTFKLEGNIDLKIIVNSNPLTVSPNNLVKI from the coding sequence ATGAATCAAGATTATATACAACCAGACAATTGGTCTATAATTGAAGAAGGTTTTGATGCCGATCGCGTAAAATCTTCAGAAAGTTTATTTAGTATCGGAAATGGTGCAATGGGTCAGCGCGCTAATTTTGAAGAGCACTATTCAGGCCCAACCTTTCAAGGAAGTTACATTGCAGGTGTTTATTATCCAGACAAAACTAGAGTAGGTTGGTGGAAAAATGGCTATCCAGAGTATTTTGCTAAGGTGTTAAACGCACCAAGTTGGATAGGTATTAATGTAGAAATTAATGGAGAACAATTAGATTTAAATACGTGTGCTAAAGTCGGTGATTTTAGAAGAGAGCTAAATATGAAAGAGGGTTGGTTGTCTAGATCATTTACTGCAACGCTTCAAAACAAACTACAAGTAGAAGTTAAAACAACACGTTTTTTAAGTTTAGATTTAGACGAATTAGGAGCAATTAACTACCAAGTAATACCTTTAAATGGTGATGCTACAATTAAGTTTCAACCGTATTTAGATTCAGGTATTACCAATGAAGATACCAATTGGGATGACCAATTTTGGGACACTTTAAAGGTGTCTACAGAAGATAAACAAGCGTTTATTGAAGCAAAAACTATGAAAACTGGTTTTCATACCTGTACATTTATGGAGTCTTCAGTTTTTGTAAATAACCAAAAACAAGATCAGAAACCTGAAGTTGCTCAGCAATCAAATTCAATTGCATTTACTTATAAAGTTTCGGTCAATACAGGCGAAACCGCAAGTGTTGTTAAGTTTGGAGGTTATACGGTAGATCGTAATCATGATAAAATGCAATTAGTTTCAGCAGCAAAAAAAGCATTACACACTGCTTCAGACAAAGGGTTTTCTCAATTGTTAGAAGATCAAAAACAAGCTTGGACTGCGATTTGGAAAATGTCAGACATCACTATCGATGGAGATGTTAAAGCACAACAAGGGATTCGTTTTAATATTTTTCAACTAAATCAAACCTATTTAGGAAAGGATTCTAGTTTAAATATTGGTCCAAAAGGATTTACAGGCGAAAAATATGGAGGAAGTACCTATTGGGACACCGAAGCGTATTGCATACCGTTTTACATGGCTACCAAAGACCAAAAAGTTGCACGTAACTTATTAAAATATCGTTATAATCATTTAGAAAAAGCGATTGAAAATGCGGAGAAGTTAGGTTTCAAAAACGGAGCAGCATTATATCCAATGGTAACCATGAATGGTGAAGAGTGCCATAACGAATGGGAAATTACCTTCGAGGAAATCCACCGTAATGGAGCTATAGCATTTGCAGTTTTTAATTACTATCGTTACACCGGAGATTATACTTATATTCCAGAAATGGGACTAGAAGTCCTTATCGGAATAGCAAGATTTTGGCAACAACGCGCCACGTTTTCAACAGATAAAAACCAGTATGTTATTTTAGGTGTTACCGGTCCAAATGAATATGAAAATAACATCAACAATAATTTTTACACTAATTATTTAGCAAAATGGTGTATTGATTATGCTTTAGAAAATATAGATAAAGTAAAAGAAGGTTATAACGACGACTACTTGCGTATTGCTGGTAAAACAAAAATCACGCACGAAGAGTTGCATGCATGGAAAAAGGTAGCTGATAATATGTACTTTCCATATTCTGAAAAGCATCAAGTGTTTTTACAACAAGATGGCTTTTTAGATAAAGAATTAATTACAGTTGCAGACTTACCAAAAGTAGATAGACCTATAAATCAAAAATGGAGTTGGGATAGAATTTTACGTTCGCCATATATTAAACAAGCAGATACTTTACAAGGTTTCTACTTTTTTGAAGATCAATTTTCAACTGAAGAGTTGAAACGTCATTTCGATTTTTACGAACCATTTACAGTTCACGAAAGTTCATTATCACCTTGTGTACATAGTATTCAGGCTGCTAAATTGAATCAAATGGATCAAGCTTACACCTTTTACTTACGCACATCTCGCTTAGATTTAGACGATTATAATAAAGAGGTAGAAGAAGGTTTGCATATTACCAGTATGGCAGGAACTTGGATGAGTATTGTTGAAGGTTTTGGAGGTATGCGTATAAAAAATGACATGCTAAATTTTGAACCACGTATTCCAAAAGAATGGGATGCTTACTCGTTTAAAGTGAATTTTAGAGATCAAATTTTAAAAGTGAATGTGTCACAATCTGAAACGACTTTCAAGTTAGAAGGCAACATAGATTTAAAAATAATAGTAAATAGTAATCCCTTGACTGTTTCACCAAATAATTTAGTGAAAATTTAA
- a CDS encoding glycoside hydrolase family 13 protein yields MKKLIHIALIILISASFSCKNETEKTIVSEGITEVKNDIERVEPPNWWVGFKNTQFQLLVKHPNISEASPSINYQGVSIKEVHKADSPNYLFLDLNVSDNTKAGQFNIYFNFKDGKQLVQTYQLKDREIDPSYFQGFDSSDAIYLITPDRFANGDASNDINVSLNEKTINKQDDYGRHGGDIKGIIQHLDYIQEMGFTQIWSCPLLTNDMPESSYHGYAMTDFYQVDPRYGTLEEYKELSDKSKAKSIGLIMDQVANHCGSEHWWMQDLPFKDWVNQQERFENKQSLNNSNHRRTSNQDLYAAKRDKKEMAEGWFVSAMPDLNQRNLYMANYIIQNSIWWIETLNLTGIRQDTYPYSDKTFMANWAGAIMTEYPNFSVVGEEWSTNPLLIAYWQDGHKNKDGYQSNLRSTMDFAMQKNIVDALNEAEKWDTGLVKIYEGLANDFAYASPKDIMIFPDNHDMSRIFTQLKGDIPNTKTALSYVLALPRIPQIYYGTEILMNDFAKPGDHGLIRADFPGGWQGDSANAFTSEGLTDAQKDMQLFLKKVLNYRKSSAAMHDGKTIHFAPFMGTYFLFRIIEGETVVLIINKNEEPITIDLKRFEEVGLQGKILKNIISGETFKWQDEIILNERGSLLLTTKI; encoded by the coding sequence ATGAAAAAATTAATACACATAGCATTAATCATATTAATTAGTGCTAGTTTTTCTTGTAAAAATGAAACAGAAAAAACGATAGTTTCTGAGGGCATTACCGAAGTTAAAAACGATATAGAAAGAGTCGAGCCACCTAATTGGTGGGTTGGTTTTAAAAATACACAATTTCAATTATTAGTCAAACATCCTAATATTTCTGAAGCATCACCAAGCATTAATTATCAAGGCGTTTCTATAAAGGAAGTACATAAAGCTGATAGTCCAAATTATTTGTTTTTAGATTTAAATGTTTCAGACAACACTAAAGCAGGACAATTTAATATCTACTTTAATTTTAAAGACGGAAAACAATTGGTGCAAACCTATCAATTAAAAGATAGAGAAATAGACCCTTCCTATTTTCAAGGTTTTGATAGCAGTGATGCTATTTATTTAATAACTCCAGATCGCTTTGCTAATGGAGATGCATCAAATGATATTAATGTTAGTTTAAATGAAAAAACCATAAACAAACAAGACGATTATGGTAGACATGGTGGAGATATAAAAGGGATTATTCAGCATTTAGATTACATTCAAGAGATGGGTTTTACCCAAATTTGGTCGTGTCCTTTATTAACCAACGACATGCCAGAGTCGTCATATCATGGGTATGCAATGACCGATTTTTATCAAGTCGATCCACGTTACGGAACCTTAGAGGAATACAAAGAATTATCAGATAAATCCAAAGCAAAAAGCATTGGTTTAATAATGGATCAAGTAGCAAATCATTGTGGAAGCGAGCACTGGTGGATGCAAGATTTACCGTTTAAAGATTGGGTAAACCAACAAGAACGTTTTGAGAATAAACAATCCTTAAACAACTCCAATCATAGACGTACAAGTAATCAAGATTTGTACGCTGCAAAACGCGATAAAAAGGAAATGGCTGAAGGTTGGTTTGTATCTGCAATGCCAGATTTAAATCAGCGAAATTTATATATGGCTAACTATATTATTCAAAATAGTATTTGGTGGATTGAAACTTTAAATTTAACTGGAATTAGACAAGATACGTATCCCTATTCAGACAAAACTTTTATGGCAAATTGGGCTGGAGCAATCATGACCGAATATCCTAATTTTAGTGTTGTTGGAGAAGAGTGGAGTACAAACCCATTGCTAATTGCCTATTGGCAAGATGGACATAAAAATAAAGATGGTTACCAATCTAATTTAAGGTCAACCATGGATTTTGCCATGCAAAAAAATATTGTAGACGCTTTAAACGAAGCAGAAAAATGGGATACGGGATTAGTCAAAATCTACGAAGGTTTAGCTAATGATTTTGCCTATGCATCACCTAAAGACATAATGATTTTTCCAGATAATCATGATATGAGTCGCATTTTTACACAATTAAAAGGCGACATACCAAACACAAAAACAGCTTTAAGTTATGTCTTAGCTTTACCGCGTATTCCGCAAATATATTATGGTACCGAAATTTTAATGAATGACTTTGCTAAACCAGGAGATCATGGTTTAATTCGTGCCGATTTTCCAGGAGGTTGGCAAGGGGATTCAGCAAATGCTTTTACATCAGAAGGTTTAACAGACGCTCAAAAGGACATGCAATTGTTTCTTAAAAAAGTGTTGAATTACAGAAAATCAAGTGCTGCTATGCATGATGGGAAAACCATTCATTTTGCACCTTTTATGGGGACCTATTTTCTATTCAGAATTATTGAAGGAGAAACCGTTGTTTTAATCATTAATAAAAATGAAGAACCAATCACTATAGATTTAAAACGTTTTGAAGAAGTAGGATTACAAGGAAAAATATTAAAAAATATAATTTCTGGTGAAACTTTCAAGTGGCAAGATGAAATTATCTTAAACGAAAGAGGAAGTTTGTTGCTAACCACAAAAATATAA
- a CDS encoding MFS transporter: protein MKKRMLGFWEIWNMSFGFLGIQFGFALQGTSMTRIFQTLGATPDEIPMLWIAAPLTGLLVQPIIGYMSDRTWSVKWGRRKPFFLIGAVLSSLALFFMPYSPILWIAAGLLWILDASINISMEPFRALVADKLPESQRSYGFVMQALIIGIGTWIASSLPEIVSYFGISNSADSGVLPMSVKLSFAIGAFVFLVSILYTVFTTTEYPPEDMEAFKKEKAKKNQFIPDILSNIGNMPLTMKKLGLIQFFSWFAFFTMWSMANPALTEHVFKTPAPIESAYNMNIPSQAEAFNVINTAFQESSNAIGSAMGVYGLSSMAFALLLVFYTSRKKINRKYVHMASLILGGLGFVLMNYTSPENLKWCFALIGFAWGSILSMPYAMLSSSVDPKKMGMFMGIFNMFIVIPQIIAALGGINFISGLLGKEAINAMTVAGISLIIAGLCNLLITNKNAITYQAEEI from the coding sequence ATGAAAAAGCGTATGCTTGGATTTTGGGAAATTTGGAACATGAGTTTCGGTTTCTTAGGGATTCAATTTGGTTTCGCCTTGCAAGGCACTTCAATGACAAGAATATTTCAAACATTAGGAGCTACTCCTGATGAAATCCCTATGCTTTGGATTGCTGCACCCTTGACAGGTTTACTCGTTCAGCCTATAATTGGTTATATGAGTGATCGCACTTGGAGTGTAAAATGGGGGAGACGAAAGCCCTTTTTTCTAATTGGAGCAGTATTAAGTTCATTGGCATTATTCTTCATGCCTTATTCACCAATATTGTGGATAGCAGCAGGTCTTTTATGGATTTTAGATGCGTCTATTAATATTTCAATGGAGCCATTTCGTGCCTTAGTTGCAGATAAACTTCCAGAATCTCAACGCTCTTACGGGTTTGTAATGCAAGCTTTAATTATTGGAATTGGTACATGGATTGCCAGTAGCTTGCCAGAAATAGTATCCTATTTTGGGATAAGTAATTCTGCAGACTCAGGAGTCTTACCAATGTCTGTAAAATTATCTTTTGCTATAGGAGCTTTTGTGTTTTTAGTAAGTATCCTTTACACGGTTTTTACAACTACAGAATATCCTCCGGAGGATATGGAAGCTTTCAAAAAAGAAAAAGCGAAGAAAAATCAATTCATTCCAGACATTCTAAGCAATATTGGAAACATGCCATTAACAATGAAGAAACTGGGATTGATCCAGTTTTTCTCTTGGTTTGCATTTTTCACCATGTGGAGTATGGCAAATCCTGCATTAACAGAGCATGTGTTTAAAACACCTGCTCCAATTGAAAGTGCTTATAATATGAATATTCCATCTCAAGCAGAAGCTTTTAATGTTATTAATACAGCTTTTCAAGAGTCTTCAAATGCAATAGGATCTGCAATGGGAGTTTACGGTTTGTCATCTATGGCGTTTGCCTTATTATTAGTCTTTTATACCTCTAGAAAAAAAATTAACAGAAAGTATGTCCACATGGCATCGCTTATATTAGGAGGTTTAGGTTTTGTGTTAATGAATTATACCTCTCCCGAAAACTTAAAATGGTGCTTTGCATTAATCGGGTTTGCTTGGGGTAGTATTTTATCCATGCCATACGCTATGTTATCAAGTTCTGTCGATCCCAAAAAGATGGGAATGTTCATGGGAATCTTCAATATGTTTATTGTAATTCCACAAATTATTGCAGCACTTGGAGGTATTAATTTTATCTCAGGATTATTAGGTAAAGAAGCTATAAATGCCATGACAGTTGCAGGAATTAGTTTAATAATTGCAGGGCTTTGTAACTTGTTAATTACCAACAAAAACGCAATTACGTACCAAGCAGAAGAAATTTAA